Genomic window (Lycium barbarum isolate Lr01 chromosome 2, ASM1917538v2, whole genome shotgun sequence):
AAGTGCTTTGGACCTCAACGTAAGAGTCATGTAGTTGGATTTGGTGGTGGGATAACCGCTAAAGAGTTGAAAGGTGGTAACTCTTCAAAGGCTGCCTTGTTAGATAAGTTGAATGcaagtgaaaaagaaaatgaatCACTAAAAAGACGCATGGATGAGTTAGAGAATAAATGTGAACGCATGGATGAGCTAGAGAGTAAATATGAACGGCTTGCAAGTGCAGTGTTTGGTCAGCCTTCATCACCATCATCTGCAAATGATCAATAGATTGAATCATTTAACAGGTTAGTAGATTGAATGTATTTTTTTCTGTGTGATGAAATTATTGCAATGCTATATGAAATTCTTTTCATTAGTTAGAAATTTTTAGGGAAATTTCGTTAATTGTAGCTAAATCTTCTGCTAGTTATAACTAACACTTATGTTGCCTATGCTTCAGAATGATTCCAAACCAAGCAATATAACCTTAGCCGTTAAAAACTAAAGTGAGAATACATGTGTGTATATGTGCAAGACACACGGCTTGCAGTTATCAGTTTGGTGTAAACACTAGGTGCAAGTAAATGTATGTAGGAGTCCTGTTTATTTCAGCGAGACACATAATTTGTTCGGAAATCATAGAAGGTCTATTGCTTTTAGGTTCAAACTATGGTGATATTACCCCTTGTAGAGTTTTCAGAGAAAGTACACACTTAGCCTCTCTGGTGAACCTCATCCTTGAAAAGCCATTCTTTTAAACATCCATTTTCCATGAACTCAAAAACAAGATAGGATAGTTGATGATGCTTACATACACCAGTGAGGCTGATTAAATTGAAATGATTGATATTTTCATGGAATTTATCCTCTTTAGATATATCTGTCCTCATCTCCTTGATGGCCAGCAGTTTTCCTCTAAGGACCCCTTTATAAACATAATTACTAAGTATTCTTCGCGAGCTGAAGTTTTCAGTTACAGCCACCAGTTCTTCAAATTAATAGACTTTAATCATTTGATCCATACTAACTATATTTTCCAGGAAATGTTCTGGTAAATTCCAGTTTTGTTTCCCTTCTCTTCCTTTCCCAAGCACTTCACATCTTTCGTTCTCCTTTTTGTGTTTTAAGACAATGAACCAGGTAAAACAGAGGACTGCAAGGGAAACACCAATTCCTACCCCAATAAAAAGACTGATGTACGATATTTTGTGCTTAGAAGGGTAAAAGATTTCAGTCTGTGCTCTCTTAATAGTCCTTGTTTGGAAGCTTGAAGGTTCTTTTGGTAGAGGAATCAATATAGTTGTGAACGGATTAAGAACTGAATTTTCAGATAATCCATTTGCATATGCTGTACTTTGACTATTGACACTGAACTGCGCACTAATGGTAGAAACGTTGCCCCCCCAAGTAACCAAATAAGTTACCAGATATTTCACACCATTTCTTGTTTGATCCCTTATAGGACAAGCACATCTGAGTGGTACCCGCAAATTTAGACCCAGAACCAGATCCAGTGAGTTGATATCTATAGGCCCTTTATGATCCCCGAATCTGCCTTGATGCAGGGGTATAATTTCTCTTAACTGTGCACATTCAGCGTACTTGTAGGAGCAGGCCTTTCCTCATATCTGCTAGGCTCTTGTGTTGTATTCCTTAACTTAGGTAAGGGTCTATCATACTTCTCAACCACTGATGCCTATCACAATAGACAGGAATTAActacttattttccttttttttaacaCTGTAAATATTACCATTGACTAAACAAAAAGACTAAAAACCTAAAGAGCACCTACAATCACCCCCACTTGGTAGTGACCTTAAGCCTCCAGCAGAACCATCAAACTAATTACACAAGTATTTTATGCATAATTCCTCTATATCTATGCAATTTCTTATCAAGTAAGGTAAAGTTAATCTATCAAATATTTCCTTCTTTATCTGTGTTACCACTCCCTCTGTATGTACATGTGAGCCTTGAAAATTTTTCCCATTCCGAGCCATCCAAGTATGGCAAATCATTGCCCTCCAAACTGCAGCAACAACTTCCTTTTGCATTTGCTTCCAATGCTACCTTTTTATACTGGCAAAAACTTTGATTAACAGGTCCATGCTGCAGTTGAATGCCAACCCATTGTAACAAATCCTACCTAATAGTCTTGAACCAAACACACTCAACAAACAAAAGTGTTGTGAAGTCTCCGAAGTAGCAGAATTACACAAGCAGCAGTTTAAATCATCCACTGGAATGTGCAACTTTAGCAATCTTCCTTTAACAGTCGACCACACAATAAACCTATGCTTAGGTTGTGCTCCAAATCAGTTCAGCAGCATCCAACTACTTATTATTCTGATATATGTCTTCTTGTAGAAAATACAAACTCTCATATTGACCAAAAcagagaaatattctgaataatGAAAAACAAAGGCTTAGTtggatagattttttttttaataaagtccACTAGGCATTTTGGTGCCTAGggataattttataaaaattctcTCCAAACGAATCCGAAAGTCTTTACAAATGTAGCCAAAAAGGCTAATGAAAAATGCTGCTCCTTTCTTTGTGTATCTCTGTAGCTGTCCTCCTCAAAATTGCCCTGAACTCACATTTTGTGCCTTTGTGAATTCCCTTGTATAGTCTAGTTGCTGCAAATCTTCGAAAACAGCTGCTTGCAACCTTTGCTTCCTCTTGTGTTGGCAAATCATCTATTCCCATATCCTTTCCTCTAGATGTTAGATCAATGGGAAGATAACCTGCTCCAGCCTGCACCACATCATTTTCTAATTGGATAGAATCAATGGAATCAGTTGTGTTTTCAATGTCAAAACAAGTTTGCACCACATCAGTGATACATGGTTGCTTCAAGTTTCCTGGTTTTCTGCAGAATCTC
Coding sequences:
- the LOC132628509 gene encoding uncharacterized protein LOC132628509, whose amino-acid sequence is MFFQTRKKDNKLVEPETIAKYAEIQKLVQSDSSLTNIEVVEKCFGPQRKSHVVGFGGGITAKELKGGNSSKAALLDKLNASEKENESLKRRMDELENKCERMDELESKYERLASAVFGQPSSPSSANDQ